From Xyrauchen texanus isolate HMW12.3.18 chromosome 15, RBS_HiC_50CHRs, whole genome shotgun sequence:
ATGTTTGCAATAAAGCCTGCAGTTTGTCTGAGGGCCCAGGAGGCATGGAAGCATTGAGTCTGTATCGCAGTTCAGTTGGGAGACGCCGGCGTACTTCATCGTGCCATGCAAGATGCTGCTGTAGCTGGCTTTCAGTCCAGTATCCACGGCAGCAAAGAGCACAACAGTGTGGTCGGGTCTTTGCCACTTCTTTATGTGCATTTAACTTCTCCTCACTAGGAAAAGCTTTTGCACATTTATCacatttgaaaatacatttgGTAGAGAGTTCTACATTTTGACTGTGCTGTGCTGGTTCCTCTTCCATAAATGGTTTAAGGTCTCTGTTATTGGCCCTGCAAAACCTTTTATGATTCTGAATGGCCCATTCAGAAGCAAAGGGCTTATGACATGCAGAGCAATTAACAACATTTGGGTGCTCTTCAGGAGATGCAGTGGGCTGTCCTTCAACCTTAAGGTGTTTCTGCCATATATGTGCACGAAGACCACGTAAATTCAAGAATCTCTTAGCACACTGAGAGCACTGGTGGTATTGCacattgtttttttcttgtttggtGATATCCATTATGGGTGTATAAGGTTGTTTGATAGGTGGACCTGACTCCTCGGTAGGCAGTATGTCTGACTGTGGCTTCCCAGTCTTGGCCTGCTTGCTGTGATGGTTTTCAAAGTGAGTTGTTAAAAGAGACCCACTTGAGAAAGACATTTGACAATCTGGACATGTAAAAATGCCATCTGATTCAGCAGTTTCAACTTCTCCCTCTTTTTGGAGTTGATTCTTCATGGGTGGATGATGTTTCTGATGCCGGCGAAGAACACAAAGGTAAAAGAATCCTTTCCCACATAAATTGCATAAATAAGGTCCACCATCCACACTTTTCACAGTTCTTGAGCATTTCTTATAGCTCTTTGACAGAAATCTGGCAAATATTTTGTCCCTGTGCCACCGCATATGTGTGCCAAGAGCTGAATTTAGGCTAAAATATCTTCCACAttctttacacataaaaggaGTTTTTGCCAAATGCTTCTCTGGTTTCATTTTGACAACCTTCGGCCGATTTGCCTGTTCAGCTCTCAACTTTCTTTTAGATACATAACCTATGCGATGAATTCGCTTATGAAAATTAAGAGCCCCAATTACTGAAAAGCTTCTGCTACAGTCCTGACATTTGTATTTCAAACCAGAATCTAAACGTGGTTTCTGTTCATTTGTAGAATGTGTTGAATGGGAAGTGTCACATACTAATATATCTTCAACGTCTTGGGAGGATGCATCTTGCTCCTTTATAACCATTTTCTCagttttttgtgtatatttcacATTGTCCTTTGGTTTTGAACAGTACTTCTGATGATTTTGTAGCTCTGACTCATATGTGAAATCAGCTTGGCATGTCCGGCATTGGGAACTTGGTGGCAAATTAGAGGATTCTGTCACAGGAAGGCCCGTCTCAAAACCATGGCTTTTCATGTGAAACTGGAGGGCCATGGCACGTGAGAAAACTTTTCCACAGTCAGGACATTGGTACGAGTTCTTTTTCAATTGTTCAACTTGATGGTCAAAAGATTTGACAGGGGGTTGGCGATCATGGGAAAGCTGATGCTTAAGAAAACAAGCTAGCATGTGGTATGATTTGCCACATACCGCacatttatgtttcttttttgaATCAGAGGGTGTTCTGAACACAGGATGTTCTTTTTTCTGACCACCCCTTCGACCCCTTTTCTTACGTTTTATGTGAACATTCTCAGGGTCTAATGTAGCTCCAGGCCTTGTCGCCTCGACATTTGCGCACGGTGAGTGGTTTTGCTTGTGATGATAGTAAGCACCTAAAGACCAAAAACTTTTactacattttttacagtgatgAACCTTTGGGCCCAAAAGCGACTTGGTTGGATTGAAATGCTTTGTCATTTCATCTTTATCATTGTTATAGCGGAGTTTGCTGCCATTGCAACCCTTTCGATGGTAGTACAGACCCCTTGTGGTTGTATAGCTCCGGTCACATTGCAAGCACACAAAGGGCTTTTTTGAGTGATTCTGTTGGTGAGAATGCAAAGCAGATAGTCGAGAAAAACACATTCCACACTCCTCGCATTTAATATTGTTCTTCTGCAAATTTGCAACCTGGAATGAAATAGACTTGTATGGTACTTTGTTCTCATGTTTTTGCAAGTGAAAGTAAGAAGCACTCTTGGAATCACTTTTATGGCCACAAACCTCGCATTGTATAAGTGCCTTATTAGTCGGTGTCAATATTTGACAGCTCTGCCTCTCATCAAAATTTTTCTCCATGTCTTCTCTGTGCAAATGCAAGTGATGACGCAAGGTCAAAGCCGTTGCAAACGTTTGTTCACAATGTGGACAATTATACTCGATAGGCTCTTCAGGTTGGCTTTTgctcattatttttgcatttattaatcCTTCATCATTTAAATGCTCATAATCAATCTGTACAATTTTGACATCAACCTCTGGATTCACCTGCAGTGAGGAGGTGGATTCAGCTGTCAGACTCGAGCTGTAGACCAAGTCATCTTTTTCCTCTTGATCTGATTCACACACTAACTCCAAATCAGGATTTTGATCCTGTGGGAGACTAATACTGCTCTTATAATCATCTGATGCTGTGATGCGGATAACTTCATAATCCATATCCATTACCTCTGGCTCTTctactgtgttgtgtgtgtcacTGCAGTTAAAATCTCTCTCTTGAACTTGAGTGTGAGAGATGTTCTGAGAGTACATTGTGGGGACAAAAGCAACATCATCCATGTCTCGGGCATTCCCgtatttttttactgtttgcGTAGCAGCACTTGATTTAGAGTCCTTCTCCATGATGTCACGAAAAACATCCGTATGACAGAGCTGATGTGATTGCAGAGCAGATGCTCGTGAAAACCGACGTCCACAATCCTGACATTCAAAAGCCTTCTTCTTCAGCTGATAAACTTCATTAAGGAATGATTTTGCCGCCAGCTCTTCACTGTGAGCTAATCGCTGGTGCTTATTGTAGAACGTGAGTAAGGTGAACCCCTTGCCACACTCTTTACATTTATATGGCTGGCCATTGGACACCTGTTGTGCTCGTCTTTTATGCCAACGCTGATGGCACAACAGAGCCATAGAGCTAACAAAGGTCTTCCCACATTCAGTACACTCAAATGGATGTTTAATTTCCTCCTTTACCTTTCCATCTGAACAGCTGGTTGAAAATCTCTGGTGTGTCGCAAGACCAGCCAAGGAGCGATAAGATTTGCCACAAAAGCACTGAATAATCTTTTGCTGATGATTCTCAGTGTGGTCAGAGCTTGTGCCAT
This genomic window contains:
- the LOC127655653 gene encoding zinc finger protein 91-like, with amino-acid sequence MAAVYSANEGSLQSKNESLSSEYKKGGVQDVSVDPVSKYKDFNDENSGGELEMSPSGPVLKTKDHAEVVVTNAAVPRVDIKLELGEEDECVPVHFVEVGEGDLDDKATSIGDSSERDESADGDLPFRCEDCSEAFGDKEAYLEHRSEHIHDGPIVCLDMDSQWDDLLVSTDGGHKTLFCALCGEKFSSSKEFFAHQLKHRNQGIKQGINAGLEPGVVKQKLFECKDCGKAFASVGQCLNHQRSHKQASKSVFHQLAHLKKKSFQCPICGRSYSRASALDAHRRCHEVKLVKSKTCETEKSLTLNEAAGPTEDNGTSSDHTENHQQKIIQCFCGKSYRSLAGLATHQRFSTSCSDGKVKEEIKHPFECTECGKTFVSSMALLCHQRWHKRRAQQVSNGQPYKCKECGKGFTLLTFYNKHQRLAHSEELAAKSFLNEVYQLKKKAFECQDCGRRFSRASALQSHQLCHTDVFRDIMEKDSKSSAATQTVKKYGNARDMDDVAFVPTMYSQNISHTQVQERDFNCSDTHNTVEEPEVMDMDYEVIRITASDDYKSSISLPQDQNPDLELVCESDQEEKDDLVYSSSLTAESTSSLQVNPEVDVKIVQIDYEHLNDEGLINAKIMSKSQPEEPIEYNCPHCEQTFATALTLRHHLHLHREDMEKNFDERQSCQILTPTNKALIQCEVCGHKSDSKSASYFHLQKHENKVPYKSISFQVANLQKNNIKCEECGMCFSRLSALHSHQQNHSKKPFVCLQCDRSYTTTRGLYYHRKGCNGSKLRYNNDKDEMTKHFNPTKSLLGPKVHHCKKCSKSFWSLGAYYHHKQNHSPCANVEATRPGATLDPENVHIKRKKRGRRGGQKKEHPVFRTPSDSKKKHKCAVCGKSYHMLACFLKHQLSHDRQPPVKSFDHQVEQLKKNSYQCPDCGKVFSRAMALQFHMKSHGFETGLPVTESSNLPPSSQCRTCQADFTYESELQNHQKYCSKPKDNVKYTQKTEKMVIKEQDASSQDVEDILVCDTSHSTHSTNEQKPRLDSGLKYKCQDCSRSFSVIGALNFHKRIHRIGYVSKRKLRAEQANRPKVVKMKPEKHLAKTPFMCKECGRYFSLNSALGTHMRWHRDKIFARFLSKSYKKCSRTVKSVDGGPYLCNLCGKGFFYLCVLRRHQKHHPPMKNQLQKEGEVETAESDGIFTCPDCQMSFSSGSLLTTHFENHHSKQAKTGKPQSDILPTEESGPPIKQPYTPIMDITKQEKNNVQYHQCSQCAKRFLNLRGLRAHIWQKHLKVEGQPTASPEEHPNVVNCSACHKPFASEWAIQNHKRFCRANNRDLKPFMEEEPAQHSQNVELSTKCIFKCDKCAKAFPSEEKLNAHKEVAKTRPHCCALCCRGYWTESQLQQHLAWHDEVRRRLPTELRYRLNASMPPGPSDKLQALLQTSTSIVKQPVGLTNPQPNSHICQHCDTTFLSQQALQQHKVVHQTEESYHCSLSPQTNSDVRDLVDYPNEGMGDKEVEGSKLVSQGSSDENLTCIECGISFKKETELHQHYIKHARGEF